A single Sporosarcina sp. FSL W8-0480 DNA region contains:
- a CDS encoding GNAT family N-acetyltransferase, whose translation MKLREWTMEEQEQLIHFLTNNTWPFHGNAHPERELIEKTIEEGGYESDEVKTFWVENEEGDIVGIVKIYDLQDEIPLFDLRIADRYRGFGYGPKALRLITEFVFGLPEKKIRLEGHTRQDNLAMRKTFERAGFVKEAHLRKAWFSPKEKSYYDAVTYGMTREDFLAGTTTPVMWEDEKQPKKTKRNPNFPSEFESERLLIRMPEVEDALDVWNALRNSRVALKQWMPFAQQEPELHVTEENLRQAIADFITRKDLRLHIFLKETGEFVGSTGLHRIDWSIPKFEIGYWLDTKFEGAGLMTETVERLTRFAFEELGARRVEIRCDEENVRSRSVAVRTGYELEGILKSESLSADGKQLRNTCIYAKVQ comes from the coding sequence ATGAAATTACGTGAATGGACGATGGAAGAACAGGAACAACTTATCCATTTTTTAACCAATAACACATGGCCTTTCCATGGGAACGCACATCCAGAACGCGAACTGATTGAGAAGACGATCGAAGAAGGCGGTTATGAATCGGATGAAGTGAAGACATTTTGGGTGGAAAACGAAGAAGGAGACATTGTAGGAATCGTTAAGATCTACGATTTGCAGGATGAAATACCACTTTTCGATTTACGGATTGCAGATCGTTATAGAGGTTTCGGATACGGTCCAAAAGCTCTTAGACTCATTACTGAATTCGTATTCGGATTGCCAGAGAAGAAAATCCGTCTGGAAGGTCATACAAGGCAAGACAATTTGGCGATGCGGAAAACATTTGAACGGGCCGGCTTTGTTAAAGAAGCCCATTTACGGAAGGCCTGGTTCTCTCCAAAAGAAAAATCCTATTATGATGCTGTGACATACGGTATGACTCGTGAGGACTTTTTAGCAGGAACAACAACACCGGTCATGTGGGAAGATGAGAAACAGCCCAAAAAGACGAAACGTAACCCTAATTTTCCGAGCGAATTTGAATCCGAACGCCTACTGATTCGCATGCCTGAAGTGGAAGATGCGCTTGACGTGTGGAATGCCTTACGAAATTCACGTGTTGCATTGAAACAATGGATGCCTTTTGCACAGCAAGAACCCGAACTTCATGTGACTGAAGAAAACCTACGCCAGGCAATTGCCGATTTCATAACAAGAAAAGATTTACGCCTACACATCTTCTTAAAAGAGACTGGAGAATTTGTTGGATCTACAGGCCTTCACCGAATCGATTGGTCGATTCCAAAATTTGAAATCGGATATTGGCTCGATACAAAATTCGAAGGTGCCGGGCTTATGACTGAAACGGTAGAAAGATTGACCCGCTTTGCATTCGAAGAATTAGGCGCAAGACGTGTAGAAATCCGATGTGATGAGGAGAATGTAAGAAGTCGATCAGTCGCGGTTCGCACTGGATATGAACTGGAAGGAATTCTAAAATCCGAATCCCTATCCGCCGACGGCAAACAACTACGCAACACATGCATATATGCCAAAGTGCAATAA
- a CDS encoding lmo0937 family membrane protein has protein sequence MGKVLWFIIVALVAFWLLGFVMKIGGGLIHLLLVIAGIIFVVQLLTGRRSV, from the coding sequence ATGGGTAAAGTACTTTGGTTTATTATTGTGGCATTGGTTGCTTTTTGGTTACTTGGGTTTGTAATGAAAATAGGTGGCGGACTGATTCATCTTCTTTTGGTCATTGCCGGAATTATCTTCGTTGTCCAATTGTTAACCGGTCGACGGTCAGTTTAA
- the mntR gene encoding transcriptional regulator MntR has translation MATPSMEDYIEQIYLQLEAKGEARVSDVAEALSVLPSSVTKMAQRLHREDYVIYERYRGLELTEKGLKFGKKLVRRHDLLEQFLRIIGVEEHNIYDDVEGIEHHLSWNAMDRITDLVEAMKDDPEFVQKLKERQDT, from the coding sequence TTGGCAACACCAAGTATGGAGGATTATATTGAACAGATTTATTTGCAGCTTGAAGCAAAAGGAGAAGCGCGGGTTTCCGACGTTGCGGAAGCACTGTCCGTACTCCCTTCATCCGTCACTAAAATGGCTCAGCGGCTCCATCGCGAGGACTATGTAATCTATGAACGATACAGAGGCCTTGAACTAACTGAAAAGGGTCTGAAGTTCGGTAAGAAACTTGTACGAAGACATGACCTCCTTGAACAATTTCTAAGAATAATCGGTGTGGAAGAGCATAATATTTACGATGATGTAGAAGGCATTGAGCATCATTTGAGTTGGAATGCAATGGATCGCATAACAGACCTTGTAGAAGCGATGAAAGATGATCCGGAATTTGTACAGAAATTAAAAGAGCGACAAGATACTTGA
- a CDS encoding S1-like domain-containing RNA-binding protein yields MTELKPGFLAQLIVKGQEGSRLILDGGEHDILVNASEFDEIPEIGKEIEVFLYMNRRGELAATAHKPSMTIGTFGWGRVIRIDEREGAYVDIGSSFEVLVNKADLPRVKALWPKTDDELFMTLRTDLGGNIFARLATEERVLELIEDAPKDLFNKNLKARAYRLLPVGSFFLSIPENYRIFVHNSERVQEPRLGEEVDIRIIDVRDDGTLNGSLLPRKEERLGDDAETVYQYLTEVGGKMPFSDKSTPEEISEMFGMSKASFKRALGKLMKEGKITQSDGWTTVK; encoded by the coding sequence ATGACAGAACTAAAACCGGGTTTTCTGGCCCAGTTGATCGTAAAAGGACAAGAAGGCTCCAGATTGATATTGGATGGGGGAGAACATGACATTCTTGTCAATGCTTCCGAATTCGATGAAATTCCGGAAATCGGTAAAGAAATAGAAGTTTTCCTTTATATGAATAGACGGGGTGAATTGGCTGCCACAGCACATAAGCCGAGTATGACAATTGGCACGTTTGGCTGGGGTCGTGTCATTCGGATTGATGAAAGAGAAGGAGCCTATGTGGACATCGGCTCCTCATTTGAAGTGCTTGTGAACAAAGCGGATCTCCCAAGAGTAAAAGCATTATGGCCAAAAACGGATGATGAGCTGTTCATGACGTTGCGGACAGATTTAGGTGGCAATATTTTTGCTCGACTTGCGACTGAGGAGCGGGTACTTGAATTGATAGAAGATGCACCGAAAGATTTATTCAACAAAAATTTGAAGGCAAGGGCATACAGGTTATTGCCGGTTGGTTCGTTCTTTTTGAGTATTCCGGAAAACTACAGAATTTTTGTCCATAATTCCGAAAGGGTGCAAGAACCACGCCTTGGAGAGGAAGTGGACATTCGGATTATCGATGTACGTGATGACGGTACATTGAACGGATCATTATTGCCGCGAAAAGAAGAACGCCTTGGTGATGATGCGGAGACGGTGTATCAGTATCTTACTGAAGTTGGAGGGAAAATGCCTTTTTCGGATAAGTCCACTCCTGAAGAAATCAGTGAAATGTTCGGCATGAGCAAAGCGTCGTTCAAACGTGCCCTTGGTAAATTGATGAAAGAAGGCAAGATTACTCAAAGCGACGGCTGGACTACTGTTAAATAA
- a CDS encoding DUF1002 domain-containing protein has product MKKLLMAMCALLLIVGGLWPTSAKADTAIDEKLGIPIVVLGANLTDAEKESVKDSLKVEKDAEVEVITVDGNDLVKYIKDGNSQARMYSSAKITRLDKGKGLVIEIVTPDNITQVTNSMYATAMLTAGIEDAVVQVAAPKPVTGHSALVGIYKAYEVSGETLDTERTDVANDELSLATKFAKDSGIDEDKVAELLTEIKKAIADNKPNTKEEVEKIVNEQLAKMNINLSEADRQMLIELMDRIRGLNIDFGKLSDQLSEMATTIKEKFGEIDPGFWEKVKQFFANLVDSIKAWFK; this is encoded by the coding sequence ATGAAGAAATTATTGATGGCAATGTGTGCGTTATTGCTTATTGTAGGTGGTTTGTGGCCGACATCCGCAAAAGCCGATACAGCTATCGATGAAAAGTTGGGAATACCAATAGTAGTATTGGGCGCTAATCTGACAGATGCAGAAAAGGAAAGTGTGAAAGACAGCCTGAAAGTAGAAAAAGACGCTGAAGTCGAAGTGATAACAGTCGACGGAAACGACCTTGTGAAGTATATAAAAGATGGCAATAGCCAGGCAAGAATGTACTCATCTGCTAAAATTACACGATTGGACAAAGGGAAAGGCCTTGTTATCGAAATTGTGACTCCAGACAATATTACACAGGTGACGAACAGTATGTATGCAACCGCCATGCTGACGGCTGGTATTGAAGACGCAGTTGTGCAAGTAGCGGCACCAAAACCTGTCACGGGCCATTCAGCATTAGTGGGCATCTACAAAGCCTATGAAGTCTCCGGTGAAACGCTTGATACAGAACGGACGGATGTGGCGAATGACGAATTGAGCCTGGCGACTAAGTTCGCAAAAGACTCCGGTATCGATGAAGATAAAGTGGCTGAGTTATTGACCGAAATCAAGAAGGCGATTGCGGATAATAAACCTAATACGAAAGAGGAAGTCGAGAAAATAGTTAACGAGCAACTGGCAAAAATGAATATCAATTTGAGCGAAGCAGATCGTCAAATGTTAATTGAGCTGATGGATCGAATTCGCGGCTTGAATATCGATTTTGGTAAGTTGTCTGATCAATTATCCGAAATGGCTACTACGATTAAAGAGAAGTTCGGAGAAATTGACCCAGGGTTTTGGGAGAAAGTGAAGCAATTCTTCGCGAATTTAGTTGACTCCATCAAGGCGTGGTTCAAGTAA
- a CDS encoding GNAT family N-acetyltransferase: protein MDFEFVELGGDAFAFQHKADGKMLAEITWTRLADVMVMDHTYVSESLRGQGVAKKLLDRAADFAREKGYKMEAVCSYVVTAFERYKEYDDVKA, encoded by the coding sequence ATGGACTTTGAATTTGTAGAGCTTGGGGGAGACGCATTCGCGTTTCAACATAAAGCAGATGGAAAGATGTTAGCTGAAATAACATGGACGCGTCTTGCAGATGTCATGGTAATGGATCATACGTATGTATCCGAAAGCCTACGTGGACAAGGTGTAGCAAAGAAATTACTCGATCGTGCAGCAGATTTTGCACGTGAAAAAGGATATAAGATGGAAGCTGTCTGCTCATATGTTGTCACTGCATTTGAGCGGTATAAAGAATATGATGACGTGAAAGCTTGA
- a CDS encoding DUF4064 domain-containing protein, with translation MKRTAEKVLSIIAVILTAIGTITGFLVMAVFNLLKNDPTFKQEIEMDLLADPALTPADVDMVLSLLNSAGGFLWVLIIFMIISIVLNIIGIVNIWKDKNAKLAGIMFIIAGLLGGILSLPSILLYIAAILCFTKKPPLQDNLQFEDQSYNSDGMRPL, from the coding sequence TTGAAACGTACAGCAGAAAAAGTTTTGTCTATCATTGCAGTCATCTTGACGGCGATTGGGACAATTACGGGATTCCTTGTTATGGCAGTATTTAATCTCCTTAAAAATGACCCGACCTTTAAACAGGAAATTGAAATGGATTTATTAGCAGACCCTGCTTTGACTCCAGCAGATGTAGATATGGTATTATCCCTTTTGAATTCCGCAGGCGGATTCCTTTGGGTATTGATTATCTTTATGATCATCAGTATTGTCTTGAATATCATTGGTATCGTGAATATTTGGAAAGACAAAAATGCTAAACTTGCAGGAATCATGTTCATAATCGCGGGGTTATTGGGAGGAATCCTTTCATTACCTTCAATTCTTCTTTATATCGCTGCGATTCTATGCTTTACAAAAAAACCGCCATTGCAAGATAATCTGCAATTTGAAGATCAATCATATAATAGTGATGGAATGAGACCGTTGTAA
- a CDS encoding GNAT family N-acetyltransferase, giving the protein MIRPMTVEDIGYIQQIAHVTWNDTYAGIIPEDIQIAFIKRSYSDAMMMKRMEKTHLLVAECEKGTPIGFLNFTKKDEDGDSELTAMYILPTYQHSGYGKKLFDQSICMLEDAKQLFVYVDSSNKAGRAFYEKQGFELLDVFEETFEGYPVETAQYVYYIPKPVLAY; this is encoded by the coding sequence ATGATCAGACCTATGACTGTTGAAGATATTGGATATATACAACAAATTGCCCACGTTACATGGAATGACACATATGCAGGAATCATTCCCGAGGACATTCAAATAGCTTTTATCAAACGCTCCTATTCCGATGCCATGATGATGAAACGCATGGAAAAGACGCATTTGCTTGTAGCTGAGTGTGAAAAAGGTACACCAATCGGCTTTCTAAACTTCACGAAAAAAGACGAGGATGGCGATTCGGAATTGACAGCTATGTACATACTGCCAACTTATCAACATTCGGGATATGGAAAAAAACTTTTTGATCAATCCATTTGCATGCTTGAAGATGCCAAACAGCTTTTTGTTTATGTAGATAGCAGTAATAAAGCTGGAAGGGCCTTTTATGAAAAACAAGGTTTTGAGTTGTTAGATGTCTTTGAAGAAACCTTTGAGGGCTATCCTGTTGAAACAGCCCAATACGTCTATTATATTCCTAAACCTGTACTTGCCTATTAA
- a CDS encoding GNAT family N-acetyltransferase, with protein sequence MSQQLEWTTLEFHQLSGIEVYEMLALRVAVFVVEQNCPYQEVDGHDETALHVFGKDEKGIAAYARLLPAGEKYDCPSIGRVIIRSDLRGRGVGHVLIEKCTNLIEENWKPEQIKLQAQGHLESFYSTHGFKTESEPYDEDGIPHIDMIRLTGSFQSSR encoded by the coding sequence ATGAGTCAACAACTAGAATGGACTACATTGGAATTTCATCAGCTCAGTGGTATCGAAGTATATGAAATGTTAGCGTTAAGGGTAGCGGTGTTTGTCGTTGAACAGAACTGTCCCTATCAGGAAGTTGATGGGCATGATGAAACAGCATTACATGTATTTGGTAAGGACGAAAAGGGGATTGCCGCATACGCGCGACTTTTACCGGCAGGAGAAAAATATGACTGTCCATCAATCGGAAGAGTAATTATCAGGTCTGATCTTAGAGGCAGGGGAGTTGGTCACGTTTTAATAGAAAAATGTACTAACTTGATAGAAGAAAACTGGAAACCAGAACAAATTAAACTGCAAGCACAAGGACACTTGGAATCATTTTATTCAACACATGGATTTAAGACGGAAAGTGAACCGTATGATGAAGATGGGATACCACACATCGACATGATCCGGTTAACCGGAAGTTTTCAATCATCTCGCTAA